A genomic window from Desulfobacteraceae bacterium includes:
- a CDS encoding STAS domain-containing protein, translated as MLLKLFPFIAWFKTYGTEDLRRDAISGLTVALVLIPQSMAYAQLAGLPPYFGLYASFLPPMVAALFGSSRQLATGPVAVVSLMTAASLEPLATAGSSGYIAYAILLALMVGVFQLALGVLRLGLVVNFLSHPVVNGFTNAAALIIATSQLSKIFGVYVDKGEHHYETIIAVCRAAIHHTHWPTFFMGTLAFAIMYGLKRFLPRFPNVLAAVVVTILISWGTGFQHDVRVDLNAIAVPKIHELVNSFNSAVNEVPRLAETRTAANERLTRAHEAKDAMAILDAEHEASLINLRIERLNHEAHVVRELLRELLLVGVNKPDGSQQFFVRGEEPAGLATDGRIWRMRVGNKPLATDALVMMGGGDVVGVVPRGVPSLSVPEINFGVLLRLFPYAAIISLLGFMEAISIAKAMAGKTGQRLDPNQELIGQGLANILGSMAKSYPTSGSFSRSAVNLQAGAVTGLSSVFTSLAVVVVLLFFTPLLYHLPQSVLAAVIMMAVIGLVNVSGFVHAWEAQWYDGAISIATFIFTLVFAPHLDKGIMIGVVLSLMVFLYKSMRPSVVSLARTEDEALRCALTHGLQECPHISVIRFDGPLFFANASYLDDQITELMLTKRQLRHIVIASNGINDIDASGEETLSLLVDRIRSAGVEISFSGVNESVMEVFKRTHLLAKIGTDHIFATMERAIAAIHADAHRDSTEEACPLVTVCHLA; from the coding sequence ATGTTGCTAAAACTGTTTCCCTTCATCGCATGGTTCAAGACCTACGGGACCGAAGACCTGCGGCGTGATGCCATCTCGGGGCTGACGGTCGCGCTGGTTCTGATTCCCCAGTCCATGGCCTACGCCCAGTTGGCCGGGCTGCCGCCCTACTTCGGGCTTTACGCCTCCTTCCTGCCGCCGATGGTGGCGGCGCTTTTCGGCTCCAGCCGGCAGCTGGCCACCGGACCGGTGGCGGTGGTGTCGTTGATGACCGCCGCCTCGCTGGAGCCGCTGGCTACCGCCGGCAGCAGCGGCTACATCGCCTATGCCATCCTGCTGGCGCTGATGGTCGGGGTTTTCCAGCTGGCGCTGGGCGTGCTGCGCCTGGGGCTGGTGGTCAACTTCCTCTCCCACCCGGTGGTCAACGGCTTTACCAACGCCGCCGCCCTGATCATCGCCACATCGCAGCTCTCCAAAATCTTCGGCGTCTACGTGGACAAGGGCGAGCACCACTACGAGACCATCATCGCGGTCTGCAGGGCGGCCATCCACCACACCCACTGGCCGACCTTCTTTATGGGGACCCTGGCCTTCGCCATCATGTATGGGCTCAAACGCTTCCTTCCCCGCTTCCCCAACGTGCTGGCGGCGGTGGTGGTGACCATCCTGATCTCCTGGGGGACGGGTTTCCAGCATGATGTCCGGGTGGACCTGAATGCCATCGCCGTCCCCAAGATCCACGAACTCGTCAACAGCTTCAATTCGGCGGTCAATGAGGTCCCGCGCCTGGCGGAGACGCGTACCGCGGCCAACGAGCGGCTCACCCGGGCGCACGAGGCCAAAGACGCCATGGCGATCCTTGATGCCGAGCACGAGGCCAGTCTGATCAATCTCCGGATCGAGCGTCTCAACCACGAGGCGCACGTTGTCCGGGAACTGTTGCGGGAGCTGTTGCTGGTGGGTGTCAACAAACCCGACGGTAGCCAACAGTTTTTCGTCCGCGGCGAGGAGCCCGCCGGGCTTGCCACCGACGGCCGCATCTGGCGGATGCGGGTGGGCAACAAACCGCTTGCAACCGATGCGCTGGTGATGATGGGCGGCGGCGACGTGGTGGGGGTCGTGCCCCGCGGGGTGCCCTCCCTGTCCGTGCCCGAGATCAATTTCGGGGTCCTGCTGCGCCTTTTTCCCTATGCGGCCATCATCTCCCTGCTGGGCTTCATGGAGGCGATCTCCATCGCCAAGGCCATGGCCGGCAAGACCGGGCAGCGCCTGGACCCCAACCAGGAGCTGATCGGCCAGGGGCTGGCCAATATCCTGGGGTCCATGGCCAAAAGCTACCCCACCTCGGGCTCCTTTTCGCGTTCGGCAGTCAACCTCCAGGCCGGGGCCGTCACCGGTCTCTCCAGCGTCTTTACCAGCCTGGCGGTGGTGGTCGTGCTGCTTTTTTTTACACCCCTGCTCTACCACCTGCCCCAGTCGGTGCTGGCCGCCGTCATCATGATGGCGGTCATCGGCCTGGTCAACGTTTCCGGTTTCGTGCACGCCTGGGAGGCCCAGTGGTATGACGGGGCCATTTCCATCGCGACCTTTATCTTCACCCTGGTCTTCGCCCCGCATCTGGACAAGGGCATCATGATCGGGGTGGTTCTCTCGCTTATGGTCTTTCTCTACAAGAGCATGCGGCCCAGTGTGGTGTCGCTGGCCCGCACGGAAGATGAAGCCCTGCGCTGCGCACTGACCCACGGCCTTCAGGAGTGCCCCCACATTTCGGTGATCCGCTTCGACGGGCCGCTTTTTTTCGCCAACGCCAGCTACCTGGACGACCAGATCACCGAGCTGATGCTCACCAAACGGCAGCTGCGCCACATCGTCATCGCTTCCAACGGGATAAACGATATTGACGCTTCCGGTGAAGAAACGTTATCATTGTTAGTGGATCGCATTCGCAGCGCGGGGGTGGAGATTTCCTTCAGCGGGGTCAACGAGTCCGTCATGGAGGTCTTCAAACGCACCCATCTGCTGGCCAAGATCGGCACCGACCATATCTTTGCGACCATGGAAAGGGCCATCGCGGCGATTCACGCGGACGCCCACCGTGACAGCACCGAAGAGGCCTGTCCGCTCGTAACCGTCTGCCACCTCGCCTGA